One genomic segment of Fundulus heteroclitus isolate FHET01 chromosome 10, MU-UCD_Fhet_4.1, whole genome shotgun sequence includes these proteins:
- the pde6gb gene encoding phosphodiesterase 6G, cGMP-specific, rod, gamma, paralog b, with product MNLEPPKAEIKSATRVTGGPATPRKGPPKFKQRQTRQFKSKPPKKGIQGFGDDIPGMEGLGTDITVICPWEAFNHLELHELAQYGII from the exons ATGAATCTCGAACCGCCCAAAGCTGAAATCAAGTCAGCCACCCGTGTAACCGGAGGCCCCGCCACTCCTCGCAAGGGCCCGCCCAAGTTCAAGCAGAGGCAGACCCGTCAGTTCAAGAGCAAGCCTCCAAAGAAAGGAATTCAGGG CTTTGGAGATGACATCCCTGGCATGGAGGGCTTGGGTACAG ATATCACCGTCATCTGCCCCTGGGAGGCCTTCAATCACCTGGAGCTGCACGAGCTGGCCCAGTACGGCATCATCTGA